In one window of Gossypium arboreum isolate Shixiya-1 chromosome 4, ASM2569848v2, whole genome shotgun sequence DNA:
- the LOC108458350 gene encoding uncharacterized protein LOC108458350, which produces MPLTLLPSSSFSFLSPTAKSTHSHRFFTIPHASTTQLAPKPPPVIKTAPVIVIGAGLAGLAAATRLNSDNIPFLLLEASDGVGGRVRTDVVDGFLLDRGFQIFITAYPEAQKLLNYNELNLRKFYSGARIYYDGKFHTVADPLRHFSDSVLSLGNPIGSVLDKLLIALTRVRVLSKSYEEIMSADEVSTIQLLKNSGFSDSMIGRFFRPFFGGIFFDPQLETTSRLFDFVFKCLALGDNTLPAKGIDEIPNQLAAKLPSDSLLLNTKVVSVDSDDSNSPLVTLESGEILKSELGVIMAVEQPAVDKILAGKKQPPQPPPPPGQRKKPARSTVCLYFSMDQDQVPVQDPVLFLNGSGKGIINNMFFATNVAPSYGPSNKALASVSLIGLYENTADDDLRAEVIKELSGWFEASKVESWRHLRTYRIGFAQPNQSPPTDLMKNPDIGPGLYLCGDYMTSATFDGALVSGRRAVEALLKDRALALV; this is translated from the coding sequence ATGCCTCTCACTCTTCTGCCATCTTCAAGCTTCTCTTTCCTCTCTCCCACCGCCAAATCCACCCACAGCCACCGTTTTTTCACTATTCCCCATGCATCCACCACCCAACTCGCCCCCAAGCCTCCGCCGGTCATCAAGACTGCTCCCGTCATCGTCATCGGAGCCGGCCTCGCTGGCCTCGCCGCTGCTACCCGTCTCAACTCCGATAACATCCCTTTCCTCCTCTTAGAAGCTTCCGATGGTGTTGGTGGTCGCGTCCGTACCGATGTCGTCGATGGTTTTCTCTTGGATCGTGGCTTCCAAATCTTCATCACTGCTTACCCGGAAGCTCAAAAGCTGTTAAATTACAATGAATTGAATCTCCGGAAGTTTTACTCCGGTGCCAGGATTTACTACGATGGTAAATTCCATACTGTTGCTGATCCTTTGCGTCATTTTTCGGATTCCGTTCTGTCCCTTGGAAATCCCATTGGGTCTGTTCTGGATAAGCTGCTTATCGCTTTGACGAGGGTTCGGGTTTTGAGTAAATCCTACGAGGAAATTATGAGCGCCGACGAGGTTTCGACAATTCAATTGTTGAAGAATAGTGGTTTTTCGGATTCGATGATCGGAAGGTTTTTTAGACCTTTTTTTGGTGGGATTTTTTTCGACCCCCAGCTTGAAACTACTTCGAGACTCTTCGATTTCGTCTTCAAATGTCTCGCTCTCGGCGACAACACTCTTCCGGCGAAAGGAATCGACGAAATTCCAAACCAATTGGCAGCAAAACTGCCGTCCGATTCACTCCTGTTGAACACCAAAGTGGTTTCCGTTGATTCCGATGACTCGAATTCACCGTTGGTAACATTAGAGAGCGGCGAAATCCTCAAGAGCGAACTCGGGGTAATAATGGCCGTTGAACAACCAGCAGTGGACAAGATTTTGGCGGGAAAGAAACAACCGCCGCAGCCGCCGCCGCCACCGGGTCAAAGAAAAAAACCAGCCCGAAGTAcggtttgtttgtatttttcaATGGACCAGGATCAAGTTCCGGTTCAAGACCCGGTCCTGTTTCTCAACGGTTCAGGTAAAGGAATTATCAACAACATGTTCTTCGCTACAAATGTGGCTCCATCATATGGCCCTTCGAACAAAGCATTGGCGTCGGTATCGTTGATTGGGTTGTACGAGAACACCGCCGATGATGATCTAAGAGCTGAGGTTATTAAGGAGCTTTCGGGTTGGTTCGAAGCTTCAAAAGTCGAGTCATGGCGGCACTTAAGAACATATCGAATCGGTTTTGCACAGCCGAACCAATCACCACCTACGGATTTGATGAAGAATCCCGACATCGGACCGGGTTTGTATTTGTGTGGTGATTATATGACTTCGGCTACCTTTGATGGAGCTCTGGTTTCAGGTAGAAGAGCGGTGGAAGCTTTGTTAAAAGACCGGGCATTGGCTCTGGTTTAA